In a genomic window of candidate division KSB1 bacterium:
- a CDS encoding TonB-dependent receptor yields the protein MPVRQRHALWALCALAVCVQQLFAGNTGKIAGVVIDKQTKEPLVGCNVMVRGTALGAATDIKGAYYILQVPPGRYEVLASYIGYHTKTVANVEVKVDLTTRVNFELESTAIEFPELVVVAEEPLVQLDITSTRKTTSREQIEQTPGFERTTDLFLLQGGTIIDAAPQAIRFGDGTQLQVRDESVKDIHVRGGRGGEILFMVDGVPVTHPIYGGRDVLNLNVVDIKQMELLTGAFNAEYGQAQSGVVNITTRSGGQRLEGGVEYKSSEMLNTYATDYGSFYLGGPEPLTGLLRKLGVPFPGKMSFFLSGNGTLSDTPYNNHRRRDDITILGLKVREKQDNDGNFNAKLGWQLTPQLDLGFSYNGSWKSWSSFDWLWKNYPDHTADYARRNENLMLRLNHTLSPSTFYNINLGYLRVDYEGSLDGKTPADFWRFYKDGLEYDYYTYVRTFSGAPDSLKSIIKAPTTDGYGFFDAQSYQNIWRDDKTKTFTLKADITSQIHPDHLIKSGVLVQYNDIHYIDIQDGGVKLSNYGLYVFKNEPPFIAPNGPFKEFGQNRWVFTAYPTSGGFYLQDKFEKGSLIINAGVRTDWFLLGSTVENRAWKKAWEDATGLRANWKQLKYKVSPRFGISFPISDRTVIFFSYGHFNQLPELQYMYRDPYTGGFTGNPFLDFEQTILYEFGFTHQFLRDWAVDVKSYTKDISQQVETTQLRAALGLPVYLYDNKGYARARGLEFETTKRYSNFTSGKLSYTVQWATGYSSSAFENYIRSLTDFPLPIRERRLSWDVRHQFILQAMLEAPPRKHPKLFGLTLPDNWNITILSRASSGQPYTPFTLDPVVAQKIENSASGPWTMSTDAKVRKSFSFGSVRLSVFVDIFNLFDQKNTQISYAFNTLTGKPYKYGDVDPQLTAINVYQYLSWHKIYNLMDPRQFSTGRHVKIGTSIDWSLD from the coding sequence ATGCCGGTGAGGCAGCGACACGCTTTGTGGGCGCTCTGCGCACTCGCCGTGTGTGTGCAGCAGCTGTTTGCAGGCAACACGGGCAAGATTGCTGGGGTGGTCATCGACAAGCAGACCAAAGAGCCCCTGGTCGGCTGCAACGTGATGGTGAGGGGCACCGCCTTGGGAGCCGCCACAGACATAAAAGGCGCCTACTATATCCTGCAAGTGCCACCAGGCAGGTACGAGGTACTTGCTTCCTACATCGGCTATCACACCAAGACGGTGGCCAACGTGGAGGTGAAGGTTGACCTCACCACCCGGGTGAACTTTGAGTTAGAATCCACGGCCATTGAGTTTCCGGAGCTGGTGGTGGTGGCCGAGGAGCCGTTGGTGCAGTTGGACATCACCTCCACGCGTAAGACCACCAGCCGCGAACAGATCGAGCAGACGCCAGGTTTCGAGAGGACGACCGATCTGTTCTTGCTGCAAGGAGGCACGATCATCGACGCTGCGCCTCAGGCCATCCGCTTCGGTGATGGCACCCAGTTACAGGTGCGTGACGAGAGCGTGAAGGACATCCACGTGCGCGGGGGGCGCGGTGGAGAGATCCTTTTCATGGTGGACGGCGTGCCAGTGACCCACCCTATCTATGGCGGCCGCGATGTGCTCAATTTGAACGTCGTCGACATCAAGCAAATGGAGCTGCTCACCGGGGCCTTCAACGCTGAGTATGGTCAGGCCCAGTCCGGAGTAGTGAACATCACTACCCGCTCCGGCGGGCAGCGCTTGGAAGGAGGCGTTGAATACAAGTCCTCGGAGATGCTCAATACCTACGCAACCGACTATGGCTCCTTCTATTTGGGTGGGCCGGAGCCTTTAACTGGTCTCCTCCGCAAGTTGGGAGTGCCTTTCCCTGGGAAGATGAGCTTTTTCCTCTCCGGCAACGGAACTCTTTCCGATACCCCCTACAACAACCATCGCCGACGCGACGATATCACTATTCTGGGACTCAAGGTCAGGGAAAAGCAGGACAACGATGGCAATTTCAACGCGAAGCTTGGCTGGCAGCTCACTCCGCAGCTTGACCTGGGCTTTTCATACAACGGCTCATGGAAGAGTTGGAGCAGCTTTGATTGGCTGTGGAAGAACTACCCCGACCACACCGCCGACTATGCGCGCAGGAACGAGAACCTGATGCTGCGGCTGAACCACACGCTGTCGCCCTCCACGTTCTATAACATCAATCTCGGCTACCTACGGGTGGACTATGAGGGGTCGCTGGACGGCAAGACGCCGGCGGACTTTTGGCGCTTCTACAAGGACGGTCTGGAGTATGACTACTACACCTACGTGCGCACATTCTCCGGCGCCCCCGATTCGCTGAAATCAATAATCAAGGCACCCACCACTGACGGCTACGGTTTCTTCGACGCACAGAGCTACCAGAACATATGGCGAGATGACAAGACCAAAACCTTCACCCTCAAAGCGGATATTACGTCCCAGATCCACCCGGATCACTTGATCAAGTCCGGCGTGTTGGTTCAGTACAACGACATCCACTACATCGATATTCAAGACGGGGGCGTTAAGCTCTCGAACTATGGGCTCTACGTGTTCAAGAACGAACCGCCATTCATTGCGCCCAACGGTCCTTTTAAGGAGTTTGGGCAGAACCGCTGGGTGTTCACCGCGTATCCGACCAGCGGAGGTTTCTATCTCCAGGATAAGTTTGAAAAAGGGTCGCTCATCATCAATGCGGGAGTCCGAACGGATTGGTTTCTGTTAGGCTCCACAGTGGAGAACAGGGCTTGGAAGAAGGCGTGGGAGGATGCCACTGGACTGCGCGCCAACTGGAAGCAGCTCAAGTACAAGGTAAGCCCTCGCTTCGGCATTTCGTTCCCCATCTCGGATCGCACGGTAATCTTTTTCTCCTATGGGCACTTTAATCAGCTTCCTGAGTTGCAGTACATGTACCGTGATCCTTATACAGGTGGTTTCACCGGCAATCCCTTCTTGGACTTTGAGCAGACCATTCTCTACGAGTTTGGCTTCACGCATCAGTTCCTGCGCGACTGGGCGGTTGATGTGAAGAGCTACACCAAGGATATCTCGCAGCAGGTGGAGACCACTCAGCTCCGGGCAGCCTTGGGGCTTCCTGTGTATTTGTACGACAACAAGGGCTACGCCCGGGCACGCGGATTGGAGTTCGAGACGACCAAGCGCTATTCAAACTTTACTTCTGGCAAACTGAGCTATACCGTTCAATGGGCCACCGGCTACTCCTCTTCGGCCTTTGAGAACTACATCCGCTCGCTGACCGACTTTCCGCTACCTATCCGGGAGCGGCGGCTGAGCTGGGACGTGCGTCACCAGTTCATCCTCCAGGCCATGCTGGAGGCGCCACCTCGCAAGCACCCGAAGCTTTTTGGACTCACGCTGCCGGACAATTGGAATATCACCATTTTGTCGCGGGCCTCCTCTGGGCAGCCGTACACCCCGTTCACCTTGGATCCAGTGGTGGCCCAGAAGATCGAGAACTCGGCAAGCGGGCCCTGGACCATGTCCACCGACGCAAAGGTTCGCAAGTCCTTTAGCTTCGGTTCTGTACGCTTGTCGGTGTTCGTGGACATTTTTAATCTGTTCGACCAGAAGAATACGCAGATCAGCTATGCTTTCAACACATTGACCGGCAAGCCGTACAAGTATGGAGACGTGGATCCGCAGCTCACGGCGATCAATGTCTACCAGTACCTGAGCTGGCACAAGATTTACAACCTCATGGACCCACGCCAATTCTCAACAGGCCGTCATGTTAAGATTGGGACGAGCATTGACTGGTCATTGGACTAG